A genomic window from Cutibacterium acnes includes:
- a CDS encoding sodium:solute symporter family protein, protein MPLETLINAGFVDYLILLIYFVFVLGIGLAARHQVSDSLDFFLSGRSLPGWVTGLAFVSANLGAVEIMGMSANGAQIGIPTVHYFWIGAIPAMVFLGIVMMPFYYGSGVRSVPEFMLKRFGPAAHLVNAISFALAQLLIAGINLYLLGTIVHALLGWPLWVALIVAAMIVLAYISLGGLSAAIYNEVLQFFVIVASLLPLVIIGLHRVGGWSGLKAKITAAAEAHPDVVTPAAQQLHSWPGQALSGFGSPVMSVIGITLGLGFVLSFGYWTTNFVEVQRAMASDSLSSARKTPIIGAFPKMLVPFLTVLPGMLAAVLVPEIARMKAGEKVAGGASGSFVQYNDSVLFLIRNLLPTGLTGVAITGLLAAFMAGMAANISAFNTVFSVDIWQHYVIKDKPDGYYVKVGRIATVIATVVAIGTAFMASGFSNIMDYLQTLFGFFNAPLFATFILGMFWKRSTPHAGWSGLVVGTLSAVTVWVMSLAGVFTLPGQGTAFLAATVGFVADIIVSIVVSLFTEPKPAAELVRLVYSETPKEHLVDPLEKDLPWYRRTVPLGMTVLAITVVLNIIF, encoded by the coding sequence ATGCCGTTGGAGACACTCATCAACGCAGGGTTCGTTGATTACCTGATACTGCTCATTTACTTCGTGTTCGTCCTGGGAATCGGACTGGCCGCCAGACATCAGGTGTCCGACTCCCTCGACTTCTTCTTGTCCGGACGCAGCCTGCCCGGATGGGTGACAGGGCTGGCATTCGTGTCGGCGAACCTCGGCGCCGTCGAGATCATGGGAATGTCGGCTAATGGAGCCCAGATCGGCATCCCGACGGTCCATTACTTTTGGATCGGCGCTATACCCGCGATGGTGTTCCTTGGCATCGTCATGATGCCCTTCTACTACGGCTCCGGTGTGCGCTCCGTGCCAGAGTTCATGCTCAAACGGTTCGGCCCAGCAGCGCACCTCGTTAACGCGATCTCCTTCGCGCTAGCCCAGCTTCTTATCGCCGGTATCAACCTGTACCTGCTTGGAACCATCGTCCATGCCCTGCTGGGATGGCCGCTATGGGTTGCCCTCATCGTTGCCGCGATGATCGTGCTCGCTTACATCAGCCTTGGTGGCTTGTCGGCGGCTATTTATAACGAGGTGCTGCAATTCTTCGTCATCGTCGCTTCCCTCCTACCCCTTGTCATCATCGGTTTGCATCGGGTAGGTGGCTGGAGTGGCCTCAAGGCCAAGATCACTGCTGCCGCCGAGGCTCATCCTGACGTCGTGACGCCGGCTGCCCAGCAGCTTCATTCCTGGCCTGGCCAAGCATTGTCCGGATTCGGCAGTCCAGTGATGTCTGTCATTGGCATCACGCTCGGACTCGGATTCGTGCTGTCTTTTGGCTACTGGACGACGAATTTCGTCGAGGTGCAGCGGGCAATGGCATCCGATTCTCTGTCGTCTGCACGCAAGACGCCGATTATCGGGGCCTTCCCGAAGATGCTCGTGCCCTTCCTCACCGTTTTGCCAGGCATGCTCGCTGCGGTCCTCGTCCCTGAAATTGCCCGCATGAAGGCTGGTGAGAAGGTTGCTGGTGGCGCGTCAGGTAGTTTCGTCCAGTACAACGATTCTGTGCTGTTTCTCATCCGCAACCTGTTGCCGACCGGTCTGACGGGCGTGGCGATCACAGGTCTGCTAGCTGCGTTCATGGCTGGTATGGCGGCGAATATTTCGGCGTTCAACACCGTTTTCAGCGTGGACATCTGGCAGCACTACGTCATTAAGGACAAGCCCGACGGCTACTACGTCAAGGTGGGACGCATTGCCACAGTCATCGCGACCGTCGTCGCCATTGGAACGGCGTTTATGGCGTCCGGGTTCTCCAACATCATGGACTACTTGCAGACGTTGTTCGGATTCTTCAACGCTCCGTTGTTTGCAACGTTTATCCTCGGCATGTTCTGGAAGCGCTCAACCCCGCATGCAGGCTGGTCGGGCCTGGTCGTCGGCACGCTAAGTGCGGTGACGGTGTGGGTTATGAGCCTAGCGGGAGTTTTTACCTTGCCAGGCCAGGGGACGGCATTCCTTGCCGCTACGGTCGGATTCGTCGCAGATATCATCGTCAGCATTGTGGTGTCCTTGTTTACCGAGCCTAAGCCTGCAGCAGAGCTGGTCAGGTTGGTGTACTCGGAGACCCCGAAGGAGCACCTCGTCGACCCACTGGAGAAGGATCTCCCGTGGTATCGCCGTACGGTCCCGCTCGGCATGACCGTGCTCGCCATCACCGTCGTTCTCAACATCATTTTCTGA
- a CDS encoding NAD(P)H-quinone oxidoreductase — MHAITVRPTDKTDSKGRHRPGPECIEWTEVPTPKPGPGEVLVKVKAAGINRGDLLQRQGLYPPPKGVSETMGLEVTGVISSLGQDVTGWSEDDEVIALLAGGGYAEYVIVPAGQLLPIPEGIDPVTASTLIEVTATVISNMDHVGLARGETFLVHGGAGGIGQFAIQYAKSLECTVITTCGTAEKQEFCRTLGADVALDYHEDWVAGVKDATGGRGADVILDVMGAKYLDLNVDALAIGGRLDIIGMQGGIKGELNIAKLLNKRALVTATSLRPRPLEEKAKICQRVREVAWPLYTNGSIKPAPVESFPMSEAGRAHERLESGEVLGKVALTL, encoded by the coding sequence ATGCATGCGATCACCGTCCGCCCGACCGACAAGACAGACTCCAAGGGGCGCCATCGTCCCGGCCCTGAATGCATTGAATGGACCGAGGTCCCCACACCGAAACCTGGCCCTGGGGAAGTCCTCGTCAAGGTGAAGGCGGCCGGCATTAACCGCGGCGACCTGCTGCAGCGCCAAGGCCTCTACCCGCCGCCGAAGGGCGTCTCGGAAACCATGGGCCTGGAGGTTACCGGCGTCATTTCCTCCCTCGGTCAAGACGTCACAGGCTGGTCCGAGGATGATGAGGTCATTGCGCTGCTAGCCGGCGGTGGTTACGCCGAGTACGTCATCGTCCCGGCAGGCCAACTCCTGCCCATCCCTGAGGGCATCGACCCGGTAACCGCGTCAACACTCATTGAGGTTACTGCCACTGTCATCTCCAACATGGACCACGTCGGCCTAGCCAGGGGTGAAACCTTCCTCGTGCACGGCGGCGCCGGCGGCATCGGCCAGTTCGCTATCCAATACGCCAAGTCGCTCGAATGCACGGTCATCACCACCTGTGGCACCGCCGAGAAGCAGGAGTTCTGCCGCACTCTCGGTGCCGACGTCGCCCTCGACTATCACGAGGACTGGGTTGCCGGCGTCAAAGACGCTACGGGGGGTCGTGGTGCCGACGTCATCCTCGACGTCATGGGCGCTAAGTACCTCGACCTCAACGTCGATGCTCTCGCTATTGGCGGGCGTCTCGACATCATTGGAATGCAGGGCGGCATCAAGGGAGAGCTCAATATTGCAAAGCTTCTCAACAAGCGCGCCCTCGTCACCGCTACTAGCCTGCGGCCTCGCCCCCTTGAAGAAAAAGCCAAGATTTGCCAGCGGGTCCGTGAGGTTGCATGGCCGCTCTACACCAATGGCAGCATCAAACCCGCCCCAGTTGAGTCCTTCCCCATGTCCGAGGCAGGCAGGGCCCACGAACGGCTCGAATCCGGTGAGGTGCTCGGCAAGGTTGCACTGACCCTCTGA
- the argG gene encoding argininosuccinate synthase has product MVAVSKVITQLPVGERVGIAFSGGLDTSVAVAWMRENGAVPCTYTADIGQYDEPDIASVPGRALDYGAEISRLVDCKAALVEEGLSAIACGAFNVRSAGRPYFNTTPIGRAVTGTLLVRAMHTDDVSIWGDGSTYKGNDIERFYRYGLLANPQLRIYKPWLDENFVAELGGRDEMSAWLTAHNLPYRDSKEKAYSTDANIWGATHEAKKLESLHVSIESVNPIMGVKFWDPDVKIDTEEVTVSFEQGLPVAINGKEYDDKVALVLEANAIGGRHGLGMSDQIENRIIEAKSRGIYEAPGMALLHIAYERLANAIHNEDTLETYHNEGRRLGRLLYEGRWLDPQSLMIRESLTHWVASAITGSVTLKLRRGWDYSILDTTGPNFSYHSEKLSMERVEGAAFGPTDRIGQLTMRNLDIADTREKLELYSAQGQLASHADLVGQLETGGASAIASNGDDDDDSQKTLDAAAMEVGVN; this is encoded by the coding sequence GTGGTTGCCGTGTCCAAGGTCATCACTCAGCTTCCCGTCGGCGAGCGCGTCGGCATCGCATTCTCCGGAGGACTCGACACCTCCGTCGCTGTCGCGTGGATGCGCGAAAATGGCGCGGTTCCGTGCACCTACACCGCCGACATTGGTCAGTACGACGAGCCCGACATCGCGTCAGTGCCGGGTCGCGCCCTCGACTACGGCGCTGAGATCTCCCGACTTGTCGACTGCAAGGCAGCGCTCGTCGAGGAGGGACTGAGCGCTATCGCGTGCGGCGCGTTCAACGTTCGCTCCGCCGGGCGCCCCTACTTCAACACCACCCCAATCGGTCGCGCCGTCACCGGCACTCTGTTGGTACGCGCTATGCATACCGACGACGTCTCCATTTGGGGCGACGGCTCCACCTATAAGGGCAACGACATCGAGCGGTTCTACCGCTACGGCTTACTCGCCAACCCGCAGCTGCGCATCTATAAGCCGTGGCTCGACGAAAACTTCGTCGCTGAACTCGGTGGCCGTGACGAGATGAGCGCCTGGCTTACCGCCCACAACCTGCCTTATCGCGACTCCAAGGAAAAGGCCTATTCCACCGACGCCAACATCTGGGGCGCCACCCACGAGGCCAAGAAACTTGAATCCCTGCACGTCTCCATCGAGTCCGTCAACCCGATCATGGGTGTCAAGTTCTGGGACCCAGACGTCAAGATCGATACTGAGGAGGTGACGGTCTCCTTCGAGCAGGGCCTGCCCGTCGCCATCAATGGCAAGGAATACGACGATAAAGTCGCCCTCGTTCTGGAGGCCAACGCCATCGGCGGTCGTCACGGCCTCGGTATGAGCGACCAGATCGAAAATCGCATTATTGAGGCGAAATCCCGCGGCATCTATGAGGCCCCGGGCATGGCCCTGCTCCACATCGCCTACGAACGTCTCGCCAACGCCATCCACAACGAAGACACTCTGGAGACTTATCACAACGAGGGGCGTCGCCTCGGGCGGCTGCTCTACGAGGGACGTTGGCTCGACCCGCAGTCCCTCATGATCCGTGAATCTCTCACCCACTGGGTCGCCAGCGCCATTACTGGATCGGTCACGCTCAAGCTGCGTCGTGGCTGGGACTACTCCATCCTTGACACCACCGGACCGAACTTCTCGTACCACTCTGAGAAGTTGTCGATGGAGCGCGTTGAGGGGGCTGCCTTCGGCCCGACCGATCGCATCGGCCAGCTCACGATGCGCAACCTCGATATCGCCGATACCCGCGAAAAGCTTGAGCTCTACTCCGCGCAAGGCCAGCTCGCCAGCCACGCCGACCTCGTTGGGCAGCTTGAGACCGGCGGCGCATCAGCTATCGCGTCCAACGGCGACGATGACGACGACAGCCAAAAGACTCTCGACGCTGCCGCAATGGAAGTTGGCGTCAACTGA
- a CDS encoding MFS transporter, translated as MHGYRDVIAIREVWTTLLLAALIRIPIFSLGIVMSVHVVSSLHLDYVRAGAVTTVVTVATMISGPWRGSMVDRRGLRRTMLPSLITTTIAWGLCPWLGYFPLLVLCAIGGLWNYPIFTIPRQVLMAAVPASRRRAALSLDSVTVEICYMIGPTVAIIAATTIGTRITITACGFVAAIGAIGLMVLNPATTEPSEDSPARPATPASAAPIVPAPHSRKMAWLSPRSASILFAVVATGFCLGGLELTAVAEMRSMGHPEMIGWVLAASGFGSAIGGTLYGALPRGASTALLLVFLGTLTALPALSRGPASTAILLFVGGVFCAPTITSSIDALTDLVPADSRGTIIGWQGSCLNGGTALAAPLIGAIMDATGWQWGFLVAGIAGAVIGATVWTAERVVRKRQAV; from the coding sequence GTGCACGGTTACCGGGATGTCATCGCTATTCGGGAGGTGTGGACGACCCTCCTGTTGGCAGCCCTTATCCGGATCCCGATTTTCAGCCTCGGAATCGTCATGAGCGTCCATGTCGTCAGCTCGCTTCATCTGGATTACGTGCGCGCCGGAGCGGTAACGACTGTGGTGACCGTCGCGACCATGATTTCTGGACCATGGCGCGGCAGTATGGTCGACCGCCGCGGGCTGCGGCGCACGATGCTTCCCTCACTCATCACCACCACGATCGCGTGGGGACTGTGTCCCTGGCTAGGGTACTTCCCTCTTCTCGTGCTGTGCGCGATCGGCGGGCTGTGGAATTACCCCATCTTCACCATCCCGCGTCAGGTCCTTATGGCGGCTGTGCCTGCGTCACGACGTCGCGCGGCATTGTCACTCGATTCTGTGACCGTGGAGATCTGCTACATGATCGGCCCTACAGTTGCCATCATCGCAGCGACGACAATCGGAACCCGGATCACCATCACGGCATGCGGGTTCGTTGCCGCCATCGGAGCCATCGGCCTGATGGTCCTCAATCCCGCAACAACAGAGCCTTCTGAGGACAGCCCAGCCCGGCCTGCTACTCCGGCCTCAGCCGCGCCGATCGTCCCGGCGCCACATAGCCGCAAGATGGCGTGGCTATCCCCCCGGTCAGCATCCATCCTCTTCGCAGTCGTTGCCACCGGATTTTGTCTTGGGGGACTTGAGTTGACGGCAGTCGCCGAGATGAGGTCAATGGGCCACCCCGAAATGATCGGTTGGGTGCTGGCCGCATCCGGGTTTGGGTCAGCCATCGGCGGCACACTGTACGGGGCCTTGCCTCGAGGCGCATCGACCGCGCTTCTCCTCGTCTTCCTAGGGACGCTAACCGCCTTACCAGCCTTGTCGCGCGGCCCAGCGTCAACAGCCATCCTGCTATTTGTGGGCGGGGTGTTCTGCGCTCCGACGATTACGTCCTCCATCGATGCGCTGACCGATCTAGTGCCCGCAGACTCACGAGGCACCATCATCGGATGGCAGGGATCATGTCTCAACGGCGGGACGGCCCTGGCAGCCCCGCTCATCGGCGCCATTATGGACGCCACCGGCTGGCAGTGGGGATTCCTAGTCGCTGGAATCGCAGGCGCCGTTATTGGAGCCACCGTGTGGACGGCGGAGAGAGTTGTCCGGAAGCGCCAGGCCGTGTGA
- a CDS encoding cation:proton antiporter, translating into MALVLVLAVGAQWLGWRLRLPALLFLLVIGFALGQWVTPDEIFGRKLLFDGVNLSVAIILFEGSLGLKLREVRDLGRPIFQLCTVTAGLAWVLITGAAMALGFDGRVSLLLGAILIVTGPTVINPILRQLRPTRRVSALLRWEGIVVDPLGAILALLVYQAITSIDGSSIGQGVLNLGLTLLVGLLFAGPIGWIVTAMMRRHLIPDFLQGVIFVGVAVGTCVGANVIREESGLVAVTMLGIYLANQRNLELEPVIEFKEHLQVLLVGVLFIMLAGRVTPSQILDILSAGLIFVALLVLVIRPASVLLGLVGTETTRQERTLMSFMAPRGIVAASVASIFAMQFSESADHVREQAKQIAASDPEHSKRLFSFANQIAGMASQVDRLVPLVFLVIVCTVAIYGLGIGRLAEKLGLASASPRGVMFAGSPAWTIDTAKTLRDFDVPTLIVTRRAYDLYAVRKAGLRCEAADFLSEYATEDMDLAGIASMVACTPDDDTNSIASVHYRRALGRANVFQLERMDERDDGDATTGTAQILKARTAFDPPTSHSAMDKMWRNGKRVRRVKLDENRNWEMFREAMPDAVVMFVVKPSSVNVATNGMSAPKEDDTIIYLGDEWKDAPEPVAAQEEQPRRQTMSVPSSEEAVRDRIDADRRAAEGKNKAAASATAGDPADTTVDHGDKGEKPEQTSEASGGVEDPVRPRFDELSPGRPSPVSADSPSEW; encoded by the coding sequence ATGGCACTTGTACTGGTACTCGCGGTCGGTGCCCAGTGGCTCGGATGGCGGTTACGCCTTCCCGCGCTGCTGTTCCTCCTCGTGATCGGCTTCGCCCTCGGACAGTGGGTCACTCCCGATGAGATCTTCGGGAGGAAGCTGCTATTCGATGGTGTCAACCTTTCAGTAGCGATTATCCTCTTCGAGGGGTCACTTGGACTCAAGCTGCGCGAAGTCCGTGACCTCGGGCGACCGATTTTTCAGCTGTGCACCGTCACCGCAGGGCTGGCGTGGGTTCTCATCACCGGCGCGGCGATGGCATTGGGGTTTGATGGCCGCGTTTCCCTGCTGCTGGGCGCGATCCTCATCGTCACCGGCCCAACGGTGATTAACCCGATCCTGCGTCAGTTGCGTCCTACCCGGCGAGTGAGTGCTCTGTTGAGGTGGGAAGGAATCGTCGTCGATCCGCTCGGCGCCATCCTGGCATTACTGGTGTATCAGGCCATAACCAGCATCGACGGGTCTTCCATCGGGCAAGGCGTCTTGAACCTGGGGCTCACCCTATTGGTCGGGCTGCTCTTCGCTGGCCCCATCGGGTGGATCGTCACCGCGATGATGAGACGGCACCTCATCCCGGACTTCCTACAAGGCGTGATTTTTGTCGGGGTCGCCGTTGGGACGTGTGTTGGCGCTAACGTTATTCGGGAGGAATCGGGCCTGGTCGCCGTTACGATGCTCGGCATCTACCTGGCGAACCAGCGCAACCTCGAGCTTGAGCCCGTCATCGAGTTCAAGGAACACCTGCAGGTGCTCCTCGTTGGCGTCCTGTTCATCATGCTTGCAGGACGCGTGACCCCCTCTCAGATCCTCGACATTCTGTCTGCCGGCCTGATTTTCGTTGCGCTGCTTGTGCTCGTCATTCGGCCCGCTTCGGTGCTGTTGGGGTTGGTCGGCACCGAGACGACCCGTCAAGAACGCACCCTGATGTCGTTCATGGCCCCGCGAGGAATCGTGGCGGCGTCGGTGGCGTCGATTTTTGCCATGCAGTTCAGTGAGTCCGCCGACCACGTGCGGGAGCAGGCGAAGCAGATCGCCGCATCTGATCCGGAACATTCCAAGCGGTTGTTCTCCTTTGCTAACCAGATCGCTGGTATGGCCAGCCAAGTCGACCGACTCGTACCGCTGGTCTTCCTCGTGATCGTCTGTACTGTCGCTATCTACGGTCTGGGTATTGGAAGACTCGCCGAGAAACTCGGGCTGGCCTCTGCGAGTCCGCGTGGAGTGATGTTTGCGGGGTCACCTGCCTGGACTATCGATACCGCCAAGACCCTACGCGATTTCGATGTGCCGACTCTCATCGTCACCCGACGTGCGTATGACCTGTACGCGGTACGTAAAGCTGGTCTGAGATGCGAGGCTGCGGATTTTCTATCTGAATATGCCACCGAAGATATGGACCTTGCCGGAATCGCTTCGATGGTGGCATGCACGCCGGATGACGACACCAATTCAATTGCGTCCGTGCACTATCGGCGTGCGTTGGGACGGGCGAACGTCTTCCAGCTGGAGCGGATGGATGAGAGAGATGACGGTGACGCCACTACCGGCACGGCGCAGATCCTCAAAGCAAGGACGGCCTTTGACCCCCCGACTTCGCACTCAGCGATGGACAAGATGTGGCGTAATGGCAAGCGGGTACGACGGGTCAAACTGGACGAAAACCGCAACTGGGAAATGTTCCGGGAGGCCATGCCGGACGCTGTGGTGATGTTTGTTGTTAAGCCTTCTTCGGTGAACGTTGCCACCAACGGGATGAGTGCTCCCAAAGAGGACGACACCATCATTTATCTAGGTGACGAGTGGAAAGACGCTCCGGAGCCTGTTGCCGCTCAGGAGGAGCAGCCGAGGCGACAGACGATGTCGGTGCCATCTTCAGAAGAGGCGGTGCGAGATCGCATTGACGCCGACCGCAGAGCGGCTGAAGGGAAGAATAAAGCGGCCGCTAGCGCGACTGCTGGTGATCCGGCTGACACCACAGTTGACCATGGTGACAAGGGTGAGAAGCCTGAGCAGACCTCGGAGGCTAGTGGGGGAGTCGAGGATCCGGTTCGGCCGCGATTCGATGAGTTGAGCCCGGGAAGGCCGTCGCCGGTTTCTGCGGACTCACCGAGCGAGTGGTGA
- a CDS encoding WhiB family transcriptional regulator has product MNRMNDRTLPSCANLRAVFQHPLLEGDSTAATPDDQQLERTLQARARAACSTCPLFEQCLENAILDHDVAGFAAGTTPRQRSRIRSYLGVKVRPDDLESFAGIIGRGHQVATQDVMRLRRAHPDQPLSFIADRLGCSLSTVKRHLRRARDTSLAPRRERSSRVTATRLAAAYESVTGRPHPGRATLAA; this is encoded by the coding sequence GTGAATCGGATGAACGATCGAACTCTTCCATCCTGCGCCAACCTCAGAGCGGTCTTCCAACATCCCTTGCTCGAGGGCGATAGCACTGCCGCGACGCCCGACGACCAGCAACTGGAGCGCACTCTGCAGGCCCGCGCTCGCGCCGCCTGCTCTACCTGCCCTCTTTTTGAACAGTGCTTGGAGAACGCCATCCTCGATCACGACGTCGCTGGGTTCGCTGCTGGAACAACGCCGCGCCAACGCTCCCGCATCCGCTCCTACCTCGGCGTCAAGGTGCGCCCTGACGATTTGGAGTCTTTCGCCGGAATCATCGGTCGCGGCCATCAAGTTGCCACTCAGGACGTCATGAGGCTTCGCCGGGCTCACCCCGACCAGCCACTGAGCTTCATCGCAGACCGTCTCGGCTGCTCACTATCCACCGTGAAACGGCACCTGCGGCGGGCACGCGACACCTCGCTGGCTCCACGCCGCGAGAGGTCTTCGAGGGTCACTGCAACCCGTCTGGCTGCTGCCTACGAGTCAGTGACCGGTCGGCCCCACCCAGGTCGTGCAACGTTGGCTGCCTGA
- a CDS encoding HAD family hydrolase, with protein sequence MVALDIDGTLVNHQGELPHAVREAVAKIDVPVVLATGRGLFGAVPIHEALGLQGGHAVVSNGAVTATMSPLKVQTEITFDPRPIIDHVMDVYPQALIAVEEVGVGYRLNQLFPVGELQGELHIESIEKLASRPAPRVIIRDPNGYADSFQDLAHSLDLHSVSYVIGWSAWLDITPEGVTKASALDALCRLKGIDPKDVLAIGDGNNDIEMLQWAGRGVAIGDASEQVQAAADDIAPCFEDGGTAVELGRWF encoded by the coding sequence ATGGTGGCCCTCGATATTGACGGGACCCTCGTCAATCATCAGGGGGAGCTTCCGCACGCGGTCCGTGAGGCGGTCGCCAAGATTGATGTTCCCGTCGTCCTGGCGACCGGGCGAGGCCTGTTCGGCGCGGTCCCGATCCACGAAGCACTCGGTCTGCAAGGCGGACACGCGGTGGTGTCCAATGGCGCCGTCACCGCGACGATGTCCCCACTCAAGGTTCAAACCGAGATCACCTTTGACCCGCGTCCAATCATTGACCACGTCATGGACGTCTATCCCCAGGCGCTCATCGCCGTCGAAGAAGTTGGCGTCGGGTATCGACTCAACCAGCTCTTCCCCGTCGGGGAGTTGCAGGGCGAGCTCCACATCGAATCGATTGAGAAGTTGGCATCACGCCCTGCCCCACGGGTGATCATCCGTGATCCCAACGGTTACGCCGACTCCTTCCAGGACCTGGCGCACAGCCTCGACCTCCACAGCGTGTCCTACGTCATCGGCTGGTCAGCTTGGCTCGACATCACCCCAGAGGGAGTCACCAAAGCTTCTGCCCTTGACGCTCTATGCCGCCTCAAAGGGATCGACCCGAAAGACGTCCTAGCCATTGGTGACGGCAACAACGACATTGAAATGCTGCAGTGGGCCGGGCGCGGCGTAGCCATCGGAGACGCCTCCGAACAGGTCCAAGCCGCCGCCGACGACATCGCGCCATGTTTTGAGGACGGCGGCACCGCGGTTGAGTTGGGGCGGTGGTTCTGA
- a CDS encoding thiazolylpeptide-type bacteriocin, translating to MDLQELASELNNFDTETFEVKDYIDYAEMAFGSTCSSSSCTSTCSSTSS from the coding sequence ATGGATCTTCAAGAACTCGCTTCCGAACTCAACAATTTCGATACCGAAACCTTCGAAGTTAAGGACTACATTGATTACGCTGAAATGGCATTCGGCTCTACCTGTTCCTCGTCCTCCTGCACGTCCACCTGCAGCTCAACGTCGTCCTGA
- a CDS encoding ABC transporter ATP-binding protein has translation MVDHVVDVHDITVTIKGRTILSNLSIQVEEGTFHGIIGPNGAGKTTLFNAIQGFRKPAQGSIELLGHSPYPRNLDLLTQIGIQPQRPAFFPHTTLREHLCAVADIYAVAASRVDDLIEALGLSHASRTRVEKLSGGERQRLAVATALVHRPAVLFLDEPTAGLDPEARAGLVSLLQSTDLLHMTTLYTTHHLDEAERLCDTVSIIENGRIIVSESPSTLIREADLGATVLLPNALHQADDIAALAGQSNVRVTRDGVSIRTHDTAGLFATLSNHHINTRGAQVHEGRLENVYLQLTGKDHVD, from the coding sequence ATGGTCGACCACGTGGTTGATGTCCACGACATCACCGTCACTATCAAAGGCAGAACAATTCTGTCGAATTTGAGCATCCAGGTTGAGGAGGGAACGTTCCACGGAATCATCGGACCCAACGGAGCCGGCAAGACGACCCTGTTCAACGCCATACAGGGATTCCGTAAACCCGCTCAAGGATCAATCGAACTCTTAGGTCACTCCCCGTACCCACGCAATCTTGACCTGCTGACGCAGATTGGTATTCAACCACAACGACCGGCCTTTTTCCCTCACACCACCCTGCGCGAACACCTCTGCGCCGTCGCCGACATCTACGCAGTAGCTGCGTCGAGGGTTGACGACCTCATTGAGGCCCTCGGTCTGAGTCATGCCTCCCGTACGCGTGTCGAGAAACTGTCGGGAGGAGAGCGTCAACGACTGGCCGTGGCTACCGCCCTAGTGCATCGTCCCGCTGTCCTGTTCCTCGACGAACCCACTGCCGGTCTGGACCCAGAAGCTCGCGCTGGTCTGGTCTCCCTGCTGCAATCGACCGACCTGCTGCACATGACAACTCTGTACACCACCCACCACCTTGACGAGGCAGAACGGCTGTGTGACACCGTCTCCATCATCGAAAACGGGCGAATCATCGTCAGCGAAAGCCCCAGCACCCTCATCCGCGAAGCCGATCTGGGCGCCACCGTGCTGCTGCCCAACGCGCTCCACCAGGCAGACGACATCGCTGCTTTAGCCGGACAATCCAATGTGCGTGTCACCCGAGACGGCGTCTCCATTCGCACCCACGACACAGCTGGCCTGTTCGCCACCCTGTCAAACCACCACATCAACACACGCGGCGCCCAGGTCCACGAAGGTCGCCTCGAAAACGTTTACCTCCAACTCACAGGCAAGGATCATGTCGACTAA
- a CDS encoding ABC transporter permease — MSTKTRALTRVLLRDDLRDWSTLIFTFIFPSVLLVVLILTIADRVPGMDLTGEISSNVIAFGASFVGIFSGASHLATWRENGMFTVMRTFPLSSRTVLTCQARSGVVMLITQAALLVVVAVSMGMRLKVTALAAVIPLALGYLLFFTLGVLLGILLPTMAGVSMAANVIILGLGFLGGAIMPVTLLPHWAQIVAPWTPIYHLREAATMPLIGVGTWIKAGTGMAYLLGVTALLAIVSERTMRWE, encoded by the coding sequence ATGTCGACTAAAACACGAGCCCTCACCCGTGTCCTCCTGCGCGACGACCTGCGAGATTGGTCGACGCTGATATTCACCTTCATCTTCCCCTCAGTCCTGCTCGTCGTTCTCATACTCACCATCGCTGATCGCGTGCCCGGTATGGATCTCACCGGCGAGATCAGTTCCAATGTCATAGCCTTCGGGGCATCTTTCGTCGGCATTTTCTCCGGAGCTTCCCACCTGGCCACCTGGCGGGAAAACGGAATGTTTACCGTTATGCGAACCTTCCCGTTATCGTCACGCACCGTCTTGACGTGCCAGGCACGTTCTGGAGTCGTCATGCTCATCACTCAGGCAGCCCTGTTGGTTGTCGTCGCAGTCTCGATGGGTATGCGCCTCAAGGTCACCGCACTCGCAGCCGTGATACCACTCGCATTGGGATACTTGCTGTTCTTTACCCTTGGCGTGCTCTTAGGGATCCTCCTGCCCACCATGGCCGGAGTCTCCATGGCTGCCAACGTAATTATCCTCGGTTTGGGCTTCCTCGGCGGTGCCATCATGCCAGTGACATTGCTTCCTCACTGGGCACAAATCGTCGCGCCGTGGACACCCATCTACCACCTGCGCGAAGCTGCCACCATGCCACTCATCGGTGTCGGCACGTGGATCAAAGCCGGAACAGGAATGGCATACCTGCTCGGTGTCACCGCGCTCTTGGCCATCGTTTCCGAACGCACCATGCGATGGGAATGA